ttttacctttattgtctgatttttgcatttttctaatcagttggtcccagtcttttttcccacttttccccCTTGTCGGTCATTTCTTAATTCCTTTTTAGGGTCTCTCTTCTTGctctgtttcttctcctactgccttcttccctttctccctcacacacacagacacacacacaggtttatgccttctctcacagacttcctcacacacactttcacattctcactctcactttcacattctctacacacttTCACTTCCTCACTCTCACtttcacattctctacacacataaactctcactctcacatgctctaccacaaatacaagctctcactctcatatactctcacccccacacacacaagctttcactctcacattctccacacacacagacaagctctcactctaatatgctctaccatacacacacacacaaagctctcactctcacatagtctaccatacacacacacacacacagtctctcactccaACCTTCTCtaccatacacacaaacactctcactttcacatgctctatTACAAATCAACCTCTCACTCCTCAgattccattctcacacacatagatgcacacccaggctcccattctcacccatagaCAGATACCCACTCAAGCTCCCagtctcactcacatatacacatgcccaggctcccattctaccccccacacacccccccaggctcccattcaaattcacacacatacccaggctcccattctaatctacacacacatccaggcgcccattctcacccacacacacatccagcgcccattctcacccacacaaacacgcacccaggttcccattctaatccacacacactcccaggctcccattctcacccacataaacacattcaagctcccattctcatccacccacacacacagggccttttCATTAAGCATAGCCAAACTCCTGCTGTCGAGGGGATGGAATTTCGTGATGGCATTGCTGCTTCAGCCCTCCTCTTTGCTgttgcagggatgggatcccacaacGGCATTGCTGCTTGGTGTCAGAGAGCCCTggtgggtgggcctgagcccaaagtgagtgggccatggcccacccaggcacacccgtggctatgccactgagcTGCAGATCTAGTGTAGGGGTCTCCAGGCTTTTTCTTTAATTCAGAGAGCAAAAACGGGAAAGTAAGTCCGAAGCTTTTTATTCCTTGGGGGTGGGTTGGATTTCTTTAAATTCTGAAGTTGTGGACAGGAGGAGTAAACATTTCCTAAGAGTGAGAGAGCTCTTGCTCATTGGATTGTTTCTCAAGGACAAAGTGAAGTCCCATCTTTGAGTTCTGTTTTTGGTTTTGCCAGAAAGCAGGGAtatgcaatgggggggggggggtttccatttgttttgattttgtttcattGCGGGGGTTGTCattccatatctttttttttttttaattttcattttgttttgtgatttttttttaaaaagagcttttttttttttattttatggcaAGTAGCAGCCAGGCCtggggtccccctccccctccacaaaAAATTGCGAttctaaaacataaaacaaagtcCCTGCCGGGCCTTTTCCCTGTTCTCCTTATCCACCTAgaagccccctccctccccttccccagcttACCCGCAATCATTAAGTACCCTCATGGGGGCAGGAGTAATCCCCCAGCTAGCGCTCTATTCAACACGGGGCCGGCAGGCCCCGATGGCAGCTCCATTTTGTTCTAGGGAAGTATATCTGCAGGTGGCTGGAGCCTCAGGGGCCTGCCAGCACCATCTTGATTAGAGCattggttcccaaacctatcctgaggGAACTCCCCAACCAagcaggatatctacaatgaagaTGCGTGGGATAGATTTCCCTGCAATGGGGGCACCGCGTGCAAACCCGTCATGAATATtccttgcagatatcctgaaaatcttgactgcctgggggggggaggtccgTCCCCAAGATCAGACTTAGGAACCTGAACTATGTGCTGGATTAGAGCACCGACGGGACAGGAGCCTCTGGAGATTACTCCTTCTCCTTGAAAACATTTATGATTGTGGATAagcaggggcgggggggggggggggggggggggggcaggtaggAATAGGGGAAAGGCATGGCgggactttgttttgttttttagaattggaatttttttgtgggggtgggagggggaagaggtgggTTTGTGTTTTatactttttaaacaaaatgaaaaacaaacaaagtgGCTGGTGGGGGGTGGGCGTGGTGGGTCTGGTGGTGCGGAGTTCCCTTCATTTAATTTCAAAATGGAAATCTGACTACCCCCTACATTCATCCACTGTGAATTATTCAGGGGAGAAAGGGCTGCGGACTGACTCTTCCAGTTGTCGTAACCAAGTGCCAAAAAGAGTTTTTACGCCACTGGCAGAAGAGCCACTTGTACCCACCTGGCACTGAATCTAAGGAGAAGTGAGGCGATGAGATTGTCCTGCTAAGAGAACGGTACAACCAATGGATTTCAggtacaaagggggggggggagttctaaAAATGATCGAAATCCCAGAACCTGTCCACTCGGTAATCCTGCACTAGAGAAGCGAGGGGGATCCTGAGACAGTGTGGCTTGTGACTGTGTAAATGGAAGAAGCAGATTCGGCTCTGTGTGTAAATGCTCTTTCTGGCAGGTTATCCCAACCGAAGAAGCTGTGTTTTAAGTAAAGTGCTGTTGGAATACCACCTTTAAGCACAAAGAGTGATCTGTCAAGAGTTCAACTGTCTAGCCTAAAGGGCCTAGCAGTGAATCGTCTCCCCCTGCTTGGGGAACAGGACTGCTGCACCCCCGCCAAACTTTTACAGTGAGGATGCAGGAGGGGGTTGGTGGGGGCTACATAAGGAACAAAGTGGAAGAAATTGTACTCTTCTTTTTTCACCGGACTATAAAAGCCTGTCTACCTTCAACCCCTGGAAACGATCAGACAGATGCAATTTTGattgtttatgcacataaaaatcttTTAAGCAGCTGGAGAGGAAAGCTGAGGCGAGCAGATTTTTTTATGGGCATTCCTGGCCTTCTGGTGCGTGGTGTGGCAGTTACAGCTGGGTGGTCAGAGACCTCGCAGCCACAGGCGCTGTCTCATGGCACTTCCACAGCCTTGCTTAGCTTGGCGACTGGTCTCCAGCGGAAAAGCCAACATAGACCGGAAGACTCTTGCAATCTGGGTCGGAAACAAGAGATTCATGAAGTTAGGCAAAGGGATCCATTTGGAGGAGTGGAGGATGGATGAAACTACCCCGGCCCTCTTAAGAGGAAAGTTGAAAAGGTTGTGGTGTTGTTTCTTGGCCTGCTTTCACCCATTGTTGAAGTTACCAAGGCAGCTCCTTACCATGACAAGTCAAACCTTTTCTGTGCCGAAAAATGTTGCCCTTCCTCCAACGCAGTTGCTCAGCAGCTGAGGTGCCATACCTCTATCgattcccctccctgccccaagcACCCTTCCGAGTTTCCATGGTTCCAGAAATTGTGCTTGTCCATAACATATATAGCGCAGCGATAGGCCCTGAGATAAATAACAAAAAGTTTATGAAAGAGGTAGAAGGCAAATCATTGCTAAGGATGCAGATGAactaaatataatttttattggtACAAGATGGCATTAAGCTGGTGATTGAGTAGTTCGAGTTACAATAAaaccaaatagaagaaaaataatttctaaatGAAGTCGAGGCCTAACAGATGTCTCAGTGTTGGGTGACCAACgatatataaaacataatattaaACAAAGACTGGTAGCTGGTGTGTTTAGAGTTTCCATATGCATAACAATCACACAATACAAATCATGTCAGAAACACTTATTGGCTCACAGAAAAATCTGTAACACAGTAATGATAGGCAATTTATTTCTCTGTAGACTACTTACGAGCATAAGACAATAATGCCCTACACAAGGCATCCCAGGATGTAACATAATTTATTTAGCACATGCTTTTCCACTCGAgtgctcaaggcgagttacaagGGCTGTCTGAAGGGGTGAGCTAGCTGGGAACCCGCCCAGAGTCTTAGGTCAGGGGATTTTGGGGGAGAGGGCAACAGAAGATGTAAGCTGCCACACAGCCGTCATCAGAAGGGGGTCCAGCCGACCAGCTGCATTATTGGAGGGGAAATTCCCATCCCTCTCCCGCTTGCCCAGGACACCATTTAGCCACGGTCCTTGTTAGAACAGTCAACAGTGTGATTAAAAAcatactgatgacatcactggacgtGTAAATTAACCTGTGACATTCTGACTTAGCTGGAGAAAGAGCATTCCCAAATTGGCCTGTAAAAGAGCCGTTTGCACGTCCATGACACGTTTGTTTAATTAACAAATTAATTTTGTTGGAGACATTTTATATTGTTGGAGACATTTTATATTGAATGACTTGATGAAGGGCGTGTAACTCCTGAAAGCTAGTAAAGAAATATATTGTTAGCCCAATAAAAAAAGTATCCCCTTGTACTTTTTATACTGTATATTATGAAAAAAGCACCCTGGTCACATCTGTTTATGGAGTCTAGCAATGTGCAGAGAATCTGGgttccattttctttttgtaCCTGAGGGCCTGCAAACTCCCCTCCCAACTTTCTTCTGTACGGTTCCCTGGGCAGGCCgctatataaaaacaataattaCTTATAAtttcttcccctcctttcctcctcccaCAATTTGAAAATGTACGATGAGCCTGAAGTTTCAGATCTCCAGCCATTAATTCTACTTTTCTGAAGGGTTAAGTTAAAAACCTCTAGCTGTATTTTTATCCTATTTAATACTTTTTCATTTATTCCCTTAGTAACGTCATCATATATAATACAGAGCCAAAGGTAAAGATCTGAGTGTCTGTCCTGTGAATGAAAACATAAGACATCCATTTTACCAGATTTTTGTGCTTAGGCAAAGCAGAAGCTTAACCCAGCTGGGAAGGGCATGATCCTTGAGAGTCTTCCACAGAAGAAAGGCTGGTGGAGAGCAAGGCCAGTTCCACTCagtaggaacatggcagaaagatacagaaatcgTTCCAATCATTTTGGGTGCCACTGatctgattaagaagaattttcaaGCGCACCTTGCTATGTTGCCCATTAAGAttacaccctatgaactccagcAGGAGGCTTCTCTTTGCTACAATGCAAGTAACTATGAAAGGCATTAGCAGTACATTTGACAGATTGAGATCATCCCCCAGCATGCCATGGCTTACAAATGAGGTCCAATCCTGTCAAGGGATGTGCAAAAGAAACTTATTTGGAGAAGCTGCCCCGCGGCAGAAGACTACAAAAGAAAGCGACAATCTGAGGCATACTATGAGAGTACGGCTGGAATCAGCACAGTATGCAGGTATGAAAAAAATGCCAGGTCAGGACTGTCAGTCAATACACAGACACTAGAAGAGGTGAATATTCAAAGGTGGccgtttaagtaacttagccggatataacttatctgattaagttacgatgtatattcagcggcacggcaaagccactgaatatatgcgTATACATCTACCCGCCTAAGCTTAGACCTGCTCTGTGGGTCATCTAAACTTAAAAGTACACTTATACGCCTATCTCCGAATAACGGTAGTTAGGCATATAGATTATTCGCCTAGCTCACTCCATCCCCAatattttgtgcatacattttatgcATATAAGGGACTCGTACGGCTAAGCAGTGGCCGCTGAATGTACGCGAGTATTCAGCGGCTGCTTCTTAGttgcataagtcccacttatccggctaaaaagcgctgaacacactttgaatattgacctctaaaagACCAGATtgtaatttttccttttattttttctaagaatgaaaaagaaaagtactTAGGATACATTGGGGTCATGATAAAACACAGAAAGATGATTGGCATACATTTAAAACGTGTGAGCAGGATGCAAGGAAATTATTAGGGGGGGTTCATAGTTCTCCCTCTGGAGATGCCCTGATTATGTCACTGAAGGTGGAATGTAGTCCCAACCTGTCCATATAGAAAAAATCTACAGGGGGCTAGAGATCCTCAGGATGGTATGGGCCTCTTAGTCATGCAACCTTTTATAGGGTTCACCTTCCCTCGCCCCTTCTTCCTTTCCACAGTTAAAACCCAATCAAAGCAAAATCTGTGGTACGTAAACCAGATGAAATGGCACACAGAGTTTTATGCAGGTAATTTACACAAGCTACGGTTTTATGTTCCTCTCCACCTACTTCAGGCAcacattttgtttggtttttttcaccCGTGCGGATTGCACTGCTTTTATCATTGCCAGATGTTTAAATTCTTAAGAGGCATGGAGCTTTTGCAGATCCTCTATGTGGAGCTGGCCATCCCTCCCGAGCCCTGTCCTTATGTGTCATGGAAAAGAGGACGTGAGCTGGATACACACAGAGCACCAGCAAATGATTGCAAGGTTCTTTATCCAAACACCTTTAGGATTCCGCTTTAAGTTGTGCAAGCTGAAGAGGTCAAATGTAcacaaagggggggaggggggggggggaaaggtggtgatggtgggtttttgggggcaggggaggggcggCACTCAGAACTTCACTAATACCTTTATGCTTTCTTTGGTCTTATTTTTTTCATTGTACGGATCCAAGATCTAGCCAATGTattcttaaatgttttaaatgcttCAGCTGATGTTACGGTGAGTTTTAAAGGATATGCAAAATGGTCCCTTCAGACCCTCAAAAACATTGTCAAGGTCCTTTCCTGGTGATCTTAGTGTGAGCCCCGCAGTCACTAGAAAGATCAATATATCAATATTTGCAAAGTTTGCTGACactgctgggattttttttttttttttttaggtgacaTTGAAGGTGATGAAGCTGTTGGGAGCTTTCTGTCCAAGCCGCAGTTGTTCAGGCCCCCCCCACTGTTGGGATGAAATCTGGCAGCAGCTGGATGGCCTGGCGTGAGCCTCGCTGACCTGGGTCACCTCCGTGGACCCAACTTCCAGGGTGCTGACGCCAGTGTTGGTGGCTTGGACTGCATGCACCTTGTTGGCCACCTTCTTGTGCAGGAGGCACTTGAAGATCTTCTTGAATCCTTTGCGAAAGTGCTTGGAGACCAAGGCATAGACAATAGGGTTCACGCAGGAGTTTGCGTAGGAGACGAGGTGGGAGAGGATGCGGAGAACGTACGTGACATGATTCAGGGAAAAGCTGCCAAACCAAAAATAGAGGAGGAGTAGGTGGTGGGGCAGCCAGCAGAGGCAAAAGAGGACAGCCACAATGATGATCATGCGGGTAACCTTGCGCTTAGCTTTCTTAGACTCAGACATGTCTTCAATGGGGTCCACTGACTTCCAGAGGTAGCGGATTGTCCTGGCGTAGGTCAGGCTTAGAATCAGAACTGGGATGATGTAGCTGAAGGCAAAGGTGCAGAGGTCCATGATTTTGCGCTGGGAGTCCTGCCAACCTGGAAGGCAGACAGTGACATTGGACATCTGAAGCTCCTGGTAGTAGCTAAGGTATGGCCCAGAGAAGATGATGGAAAGGCCCCAAATAAGACCAATGGCAGTGAGGGCATTCCTAGGGGTCCTCAGCTCTCGCGAGCGTAGTGGGTACCTTATAGCCAAGTACCTAGCATACAAGAAAATACAAAAGATATTACTACCGACTGCAGCTCTGTAACATGCCATAGAGTAAAATAATGCTTTAAAAAAGAAACTTAACAGATTTCAGATATCACAGTCCCTAAATGACACTGCACAGTTGCCTTTTTGCAGGCAATCTAAAACTTTTAAACAGACAACAGGAGAGAAAAATTAACAAAGGCAGAATTAGCATTGCCAGTTCACTCCAGGTAGATCAAACAGACTGATCCAGCCCTGGtgttaccccactgcatgcatggagttgtagtttTGATTAtctaatgaaaataaaaatcagtGGGATAATCAGCACTGCGATTCCATGCATGCACtggggcaaaaaaataaaaataaaaaaaacagaactggatcagcctgtttagTGGACCTGAGGTGTTGGCAACTCGACCTGGAGTGAACCTGAGCCTTGGCGTGAAAAAGAAGGGCTTCAATTTCAGGTTTGCCAActgaaaaataacattaaatctCAGTTTTAGCAGTTTCTTTGAGACATCTCAGAAGTGTGCttggttttcttttcctcctgTCCCCGCCCTGCAAAAATGTACTCGGAGGAAACATAACATGAGGAAGGACTTGAGgagcagaaaaaaataataatcagaaAGCTTCTGGCAAATGTCGGATCA
This window of the Rhinatrema bivittatum unplaced genomic scaffold, aRhiBiv1.1, whole genome shotgun sequence genome carries:
- the LOC115082597 gene encoding galanin receptor type 2-like, with the translated sequence MRYLAIRYPLRSRELRTPRNALTAIGLIWGLSIIFSGPYLSYYQELQMSNVTVCLPGWQDSQRKIMDLCTFAFSYIIPVLILSLTYARTIRYLWKSVDPIEDMSESKKAKRKVTRMIIIVAVLFCLCWLPHHLLLLYFWFGSFSLNHVTYVLRILSHLVSYANSCVNPIVYALVSKHFRKGFKKIFKCLLHKKVANKVHAVQATNTGVSTLEVGSTEVTQVSEAHARPSSCCQISSQQWGGPEQLRLGQKAPNSFITFNVT